Sequence from the Nocardia brasiliensis genome:
GAGCAGGGCCGCGGCGCCGTGCTCACCGGGGAGAGCACGCATCAGTTCGACGCGGTCGCGATGTTCGTGTGCCTCGGCGCGGTCACCGGACTGCTCGCCGCGATCGCCGCCTGGCGGTGGCGGGCGATGCGCGGGCCGCTGCTGCAACTCGGGCTGCTGGCCGGCTCGATCCTCGGTGCGATGGTGATGGCGAAGCTCGGCGAGCAGGTGGCCGCGTGGGCGCATCCGCGCCCGCACAATCCGCCGATCGGCCAGATCGTCGAGTTGCCGAGCGAATTGGGGACCTGGCTGGCGCTGATCGTGCAGCCACTGGTCGCCTCACTCATCGTGCTGTTCGCCGCGGCGCTGAGCCCGACCGAAGACCTGGGCACCGGAACCCGTGCCGTCGCGACGGACCCGTACGGAACGCTCGGCGCACCCGCCTATCCCGCGGGCGACGCGTCGTACCGGCCGGGTGGACCTGCGGTGCCCTACGGTGGATACGAGCCAACCGGCGAGGCCGGTTCCGGATCGCTGCCCCAGCCCCGGCCCAGCCACTGACGCGTTGTCCGAACCGTTGCCCGGTCGACAGCTCAGATGTACCGCAGCCCCCTAGAATTGGGGGACACGCTGTGCGTTCGGAGAGGAACGGATTGTGGCGTTCGTCGGTAGCGGGCTGGTCGTCGAGGAGCTCGACGCGAAGTTCTGGCGGGTGGTCGAACCGCTCGTCTATCAAGGTGATTCCCAAGAGTTCGTGATCCCGGCCGGGTTCCGCACCGACTTCGCCTCGGTGCCGCGGGTGCTGGTCTGGTTGGTGCCGCGCTACGGCGCCTACACCCGCGCCGCCATCCTGCACGACTATCTGCGCAGCACCGGGGCGGTGGGCGTCGCCGACGCGGACGGGCTGTTCCGCCGCTGCCTGCGCGAGATGAACGTGACGCTGCCGCGCCGCTGGATGATGTGGGCGGCGGTGCGTTTGACCAGCGGGCTGCGCGGCGCGAGCCTCGGTGCGGTCGCGCTCTGGGTGTTGATCGCGATCCCGTCGGTGGTCTTCCTCGCGGTGCCGGTCGTCGTGGTGCAGCTGTTCCTGGTGCTGTTCTGGTTCGTGGAACTGCTCTGCTGGGCCGTTTCCCGCGTGTTCACCCGCACCGCCGCGCCACCGCCCGAACCCCAGATGAAAACCGCGTGAGCCTGCCCGATCGCCCTGGACACGCCCGTCATCGAGGTCGGCACCGACGCGGGCTACGGCCCGTCGCCGAACGAAGTCGCCGCCTTCGTCGACCGGTGCGGGCCCGGGGCACGTGCGGAAAATGGGTGGAGGGCTCGCCCGCCCTGGCGTAGGGTCGCCGGTCGGACCAGACAAAGGAAGGAGGTCCGGTGATGAACGGAAAGAACGGGGCGGCGGCAGCACCGACCTCCGTCGCGACCGCCGAGCGAGCGGATCTGGTCGCCTGGCGCCGCCGAGATGCGTTGCGCCGCAGCAACGCCGCACAACCCCTCCCGAACAAGCGCCGCTACCGGCGCACTACCAAACACCGCAAGCCCTTCGCCGAATAGCCCGCTCGACAGCCCCGGTCAGGTTCGTGGGCGTAGGGCGGCGAACTCGTCGGTGACTCGGATGCCGGAATCGGTGTAGCGGTAGACGGCGGCGGGGCGGCCGCCCGCGCGGCCGGGTGCTCTGGTCTGGCCGGTGGGGGTGATCACCTTGCGGCGGGCGAGGACTCGCTGCAGGTTGGTCGTGTCCACGTCGTAGCCCAGTGCGGCGCAGTAGATTTCGCGCAGCGTGGACATGGTGAAATCGGCGGGGGCGAGCGCGAACGCGATATTGGTGTAGGAGAGCTT
This genomic interval carries:
- a CDS encoding DUF1353 domain-containing protein, with translation MAFVGSGLVVEELDAKFWRVVEPLVYQGDSQEFVIPAGFRTDFASVPRVLVWLVPRYGAYTRAAILHDYLRSTGAVGVADADGLFRRCLREMNVTLPRRWMMWAAVRLTSGLRGASLGAVALWVLIAIPSVVFLAVPVVVVQLFLVLFWFVELLCWAVSRVFTRTAAPPPEPQMKTA
- a CDS encoding DUF2567 domain-containing protein, yielding MRAAPNAARGAAVVALLVVLASALVGVLWGLLAPTEQLFVVEQGRGAVLTGESTHQFDAVAMFVCLGAVTGLLAAIAAWRWRAMRGPLLQLGLLAGSILGAMVMAKLGEQVAAWAHPRPHNPPIGQIVELPSELGTWLALIVQPLVASLIVLFAAALSPTEDLGTGTRAVATDPYGTLGAPAYPAGDASYRPGGPAVPYGGYEPTGEAGSGSLPQPRPSH